In Streptomyces sp. NBC_00414, a single window of DNA contains:
- a CDS encoding MerR family transcriptional regulator has product MRIGELSQRTGTPPRLLRYYEEQGLITPERCTNGYRSYDERLVDRVQQIRGLLDAGLPTRIIKQILPCLDKPSTIHFPDPTPEMLATLELELDRMTRRIDCLARNRDAIAEYLATVRGDDPPLAGQG; this is encoded by the coding sequence ATGCGGATCGGAGAGCTGTCACAGCGCACGGGCACGCCCCCTCGGCTGCTGCGCTACTACGAGGAACAGGGCCTGATCACCCCCGAGCGCTGCACGAACGGTTATCGCTCCTACGACGAACGCCTCGTGGACCGCGTCCAGCAGATCCGGGGCCTGCTCGACGCCGGACTGCCGACCCGCATCATCAAACAGATCCTGCCCTGCCTCGACAAGCCCAGCACCATCCACTTCCCCGACCCCACCCCGGAGATGCTGGCCACCCTCGAACTCGAACTCGACCGCATGACCCGGCGCATCGACTGCCTCGCCCGCAACCGGGACGCCATCGCCGAGTACCTCGCGACGGTACGCGGCGACGACCCTCCCCTCGCCGGACAGGGCTGA
- a CDS encoding MFS transporter codes for MTTRTTGTHDNEPAPPTDADRPGLPRAALLALATAVFITSLTETLPAGVLPAMSADLGVGESAMGQSVTIYAAGTALTAIPLSAATAGWRRKRLLLTAMAGFAVANTVTTVSANYPLTMAARFVAGVAAGVAWALLAGYARRLVPVPLQGRAVAVVMTGIPVALSLGVPAGTFLGETLGWRVTFSLMTVLAVVLIGWIAAAVPDLPGRREEVRVPMLGALRIPGVPSVLFVTLVFVLAHTILYTYIATFLDRLGMGGSTDLVLLVFGAASLVSIWFVGAHIDRRMRVLTLASVLLVAAAAGLLAVPAGSALLVCTAAALWGLGWGGAPTLLQTGVADAGGDSADAAQAMLVTLWNAAMAGGGLVGGVLLDRFGAGAFPWSAVVLLAPGVVVVALAVPCRGCGRSLAGGR; via the coding sequence ATGACGACTCGGACCACCGGAACTCATGACAACGAACCGGCCCCTCCCACGGACGCCGACCGCCCTGGCCTGCCCCGCGCCGCACTACTGGCCCTGGCCACCGCCGTGTTCATCACCAGTCTCACCGAGACCCTGCCCGCGGGGGTTCTGCCCGCGATGAGCGCCGACCTCGGGGTCGGCGAGTCCGCGATGGGGCAGTCCGTGACCATCTACGCGGCCGGAACCGCGCTCACCGCGATCCCGCTGTCCGCGGCCACCGCCGGATGGCGGCGCAAGCGGCTGCTGCTGACGGCGATGGCCGGCTTCGCCGTCGCCAACACGGTGACCACCGTGTCCGCGAACTATCCCCTGACCATGGCGGCCCGGTTCGTCGCCGGGGTGGCCGCGGGTGTGGCCTGGGCGCTGCTCGCGGGGTACGCGCGCCGGCTGGTGCCCGTCCCGCTGCAGGGCAGGGCCGTCGCCGTGGTGATGACCGGGATTCCCGTCGCCCTGTCGCTGGGAGTGCCGGCGGGGACGTTCCTCGGGGAGACGCTCGGCTGGCGGGTGACGTTCTCGCTGATGACCGTGCTCGCCGTGGTGCTGATCGGGTGGATCGCGGCGGCCGTGCCGGATCTGCCGGGGCGACGGGAGGAGGTACGGGTCCCGATGCTGGGGGCGCTGAGGATTCCCGGCGTCCCGTCGGTGCTGTTCGTCACCCTGGTCTTCGTGCTGGCGCACACGATCCTCTACACCTACATCGCCACGTTCCTCGACCGGCTGGGGATGGGTGGCTCGACGGATCTGGTGCTGCTGGTGTTCGGCGCGGCCTCCCTGGTGAGCATCTGGTTCGTGGGTGCCCATATCGACCGGCGGATGCGAGTCCTGACGCTGGCGAGCGTGCTGCTGGTCGCCGCGGCGGCGGGTCTGCTGGCCGTGCCGGCCGGCAGCGCCCTCCTCGTCTGCACGGCGGCGGCGCTTTGGGGGCTCGGGTGGGGCGGCGCGCCCACGCTGTTGCAGACGGGTGTGGCGGACGCGGGTGGGGACTCCGCGGATGCCGCGCAGGCCATGCTTGTGACGTTGTGGAACGCGGCGATGGCCGGGGGCGGGCTGGTCGGGGGTGTCCTTCTGGACCGCTTCGGCGCGGGGGCGTTCCCTTGGAGCGCGGTCGTGTTGCTGGCGCCGGGGGTGGTCGTGGTGGCGCTTGCGGTGCCCTGCCGGGGGTGCGGTAGGTCTTTGGCTGGGGGCCGTTGA
- a CDS encoding MBL fold metallo-hydrolase, with product MQADIRQVADGIHLVHGSNTNWVILTEGDAVTLVDTGYPGDREKVRASLAAVGSSPEAVTAVLVTHAHNDHIGSAEYLSGTYGTPVYTHEAEVPHARRDFLHQVTVGQVLKNAWRPGVVPWAVHALRSGGTAHVPVAEPRAFPGQGPLDLPGRPVPVHTPGHTAGHCAFHLPEAGVVISGDGLVSAHPTSRVAGPQLLPVMFHHDLGGALASLDAFEALAGDVLLPGHGPVHRGSVREAAQRAREHAA from the coding sequence ATGCAGGCAGACATCCGTCAAGTCGCCGACGGTATCCATCTCGTACACGGCAGCAACACCAACTGGGTGATCCTCACCGAGGGGGACGCCGTCACCCTCGTGGACACCGGTTACCCCGGTGACCGTGAGAAGGTCCGCGCCTCCCTTGCCGCCGTGGGCAGTTCGCCCGAGGCCGTCACGGCCGTTCTCGTGACGCACGCCCACAACGACCACATCGGTTCGGCCGAGTACCTCAGCGGCACCTACGGCACGCCGGTCTACACCCATGAGGCCGAAGTCCCGCACGCGCGCCGGGACTTCCTCCACCAGGTGACCGTGGGACAGGTCCTGAAGAACGCCTGGCGGCCCGGTGTGGTGCCGTGGGCCGTGCACGCGCTGCGGTCCGGCGGCACCGCCCACGTCCCGGTCGCCGAGCCTCGGGCGTTCCCCGGCCAGGGGCCGCTCGACCTGCCCGGCCGCCCCGTTCCCGTGCACACCCCGGGGCACACGGCCGGCCACTGCGCCTTCCATCTGCCGGAGGCGGGAGTGGTGATATCCGGTGACGGGCTGGTCAGCGCCCACCCCACCTCCCGGGTGGCGGGACCGCAGCTGCTGCCCGTCATGTTCCATCACGACCTGGGCGGTGCGCTGGCCTCGCTGGACGCGTTCGAGGCGCTGGCGGGCGACGTCCTGCTGCCGGGGCACGGTCCCGTGCACCGCGGCTCCGTACGTGAGGCCGCCCAGCGGGCGCGGGAACACGCGGCCTGA
- a CDS encoding amidohydrolase family protein, with amino-acid sequence MDRDRGDAALSLSRRRLLAAAGAAGAVTAIGLAPAAAQPRTGLSLSFTAATNGSATLAPGGDRLIAEIQNVLWSLPRTGGRAVPLTAAGLEPNRPVYAPDGDLIAFCAYRGGGFHIWTMRPDGSDVRRRTDGPFDDRGPAWSPDGTRIAFASERGGDPVAGSPYRVHVLDLRTGDIRRVTGLTGQTGPLQDGAWEDFDPTWSPDGKRILFVRAKGVSTANGVGLDARTVAAVPASGTGPVVVEHTDPTTAQVMTPALAPDGRRLAYLRTTAAPNGSCTLVVDGAPVAVAGDIAPVPPRWTPAGELLLTVDGDFTLVRPEKPAQAHTIPFEGVLPVDRPRYEVKEYDLGEGRARPVRGIHLPALSPDGRHIVFAALNSLWLADSSGGRAPRRLRRAAATEYLLGPSWSRDGRALLYADDRDGLLGVYRRDPATGEETALATGGRVHPALSPDGTRLACLDLTGRLVVRDLESGTERVLATPLGAGGLPGRPSWSPDGRHLALCDRNRLNLRFREGYNLVRVVDTESGTARLHAVAPHVSIADRYDSGPVWSPDGRWMAVIVESALCLLPVTPDGTPRGALRTLTTEPADHPSWSGDSQTLLYLSGTRLRLIDVGGGQARTVQVPLDQRRPVPADTVVHAGRLWDGTGESVRDDVDIVVHRGRVTAVEPHRRRAAATTIDASERTVVPGLWDTHTHPWQVTYGSRQTVGQLTYGITTAVSLGGFAYEQARIREAVTTGQLAGPRLLTTGELLDGSRVAYSMGRAHRTRDGLRRSLERGAALDWDFVKTYVRAPSWVMEEAARFGHERLGVRSGSHLLSPGVQLGQDLTTHLQATQRYEFGHATTTTGRAYQDLLEIYTARGVDFGLIATPFTSSPLLGADPGLADDPRVTAVMPPWDSALVQQGAGVPPTPAQLATLRTETDVYRRILAAGGIVALGTDQPLVPVGLSLHLGLRALHRGGLSPAEALRTVTVLPARLFGLEGDLGTVRPGMLADLTVVDGDPFTDFDTLVRTVAVLRGGVPFTTDDLVAAYEPVSVPAARRAAGEADWLEVGRLMRREGCCDAGY; translated from the coding sequence ATGGACCGAGACCGGGGCGACGCCGCCCTCTCCCTCTCCCGACGCAGGCTTCTCGCGGCCGCGGGTGCCGCCGGTGCCGTCACCGCCATCGGCCTCGCACCCGCCGCCGCGCAGCCGCGTACCGGGCTCTCCCTGTCCTTCACCGCGGCCACCAACGGCTCGGCGACCCTCGCACCCGGCGGGGACCGGCTGATCGCCGAGATCCAGAACGTGCTGTGGTCGCTCCCGCGCACCGGTGGCAGGGCCGTCCCCCTCACCGCGGCGGGCCTCGAACCGAACCGCCCCGTGTACGCGCCCGACGGCGACCTCATCGCCTTCTGCGCCTACCGGGGCGGCGGCTTCCACATCTGGACCATGCGGCCCGACGGATCCGACGTACGCAGGCGCACCGACGGGCCCTTCGACGACCGCGGCCCGGCCTGGTCGCCCGACGGCACCCGCATCGCCTTCGCCTCCGAGCGCGGCGGCGACCCGGTGGCGGGCAGCCCGTACCGCGTCCACGTGCTGGACCTGCGCACCGGCGACATCCGCCGGGTGACCGGTCTGACCGGCCAGACGGGTCCGCTGCAGGACGGGGCCTGGGAGGACTTCGACCCCACCTGGTCGCCGGACGGGAAGCGGATCCTGTTCGTCCGCGCGAAGGGTGTCAGCACCGCGAACGGGGTCGGACTCGACGCCCGGACCGTCGCCGCCGTCCCCGCCTCGGGCACCGGCCCGGTCGTCGTGGAACACACCGACCCCACGACCGCCCAGGTCATGACTCCCGCCCTCGCGCCGGACGGCCGCCGCCTGGCGTATCTGCGGACCACCGCGGCACCGAACGGCTCCTGCACACTCGTCGTCGACGGCGCACCCGTCGCCGTCGCCGGGGACATCGCGCCGGTACCGCCGCGCTGGACACCGGCGGGCGAGCTCCTGCTCACCGTGGACGGCGACTTCACCCTCGTACGGCCGGAGAAGCCCGCGCAGGCGCACACGATCCCCTTCGAGGGCGTGCTGCCCGTGGACCGGCCGCGCTACGAGGTCAAGGAGTACGACCTGGGGGAGGGGCGCGCCCGTCCGGTACGGGGCATCCATCTGCCCGCGCTCTCGCCCGACGGACGGCACATCGTCTTCGCCGCCCTCAACTCGCTTTGGCTGGCGGACAGTTCGGGAGGCAGGGCGCCGAGGCGACTGCGCCGGGCGGCGGCCACGGAGTATCTGCTCGGGCCCTCGTGGTCGCGTGACGGACGCGCGCTGCTGTACGCGGACGACCGCGACGGACTCCTCGGCGTGTACCGGCGGGATCCGGCCACCGGAGAGGAGACCGCGCTCGCGACCGGCGGGCGGGTCCATCCCGCGCTCTCACCCGACGGGACCCGGCTCGCCTGCCTGGACCTGACCGGCCGGCTCGTCGTCCGGGACCTCGAAAGCGGCACGGAGAGGGTCCTCGCGACCCCGCTCGGCGCGGGAGGGCTCCCCGGCCGGCCCAGCTGGTCGCCCGACGGCCGTCATCTCGCGCTGTGCGACCGCAATCGCCTCAACCTCCGCTTCCGGGAGGGCTACAACCTCGTCCGGGTCGTCGACACCGAGAGCGGGACGGCCCGGCTGCACGCGGTGGCACCTCATGTGTCGATCGCCGACCGGTACGACTCGGGGCCCGTCTGGTCGCCCGACGGCCGCTGGATGGCGGTGATCGTCGAATCCGCGCTCTGCCTGCTGCCCGTCACCCCCGACGGGACTCCGCGCGGCGCCCTGCGCACCCTCACCACCGAACCGGCCGACCACCCCTCCTGGTCCGGCGACTCGCAGACCCTGCTGTACCTCTCCGGAACCCGGCTGCGACTGATCGACGTCGGCGGCGGGCAGGCCCGCACCGTCCAAGTGCCTCTGGACCAGCGCAGACCCGTACCCGCCGACACCGTGGTGCACGCGGGCCGGCTCTGGGACGGCACGGGCGAGTCCGTACGGGACGACGTGGACATCGTCGTGCACCGCGGGCGCGTCACGGCCGTCGAACCGCACCGGCGACGCGCGGCGGCCACCACGATCGACGCCTCCGAGCGGACCGTCGTCCCCGGGCTGTGGGACACCCACACCCACCCGTGGCAGGTCACCTACGGCAGTCGTCAGACGGTCGGCCAGCTCACCTACGGCATCACCACCGCCGTGTCCCTCGGCGGGTTCGCCTATGAACAGGCCCGTATCCGGGAGGCAGTGACGACCGGTCAGCTCGCCGGGCCACGGCTGCTGACCACCGGCGAACTCCTCGACGGCTCCCGGGTCGCGTACAGCATGGGACGCGCCCACCGTACGAGGGACGGGTTGCGGCGCTCGCTGGAGCGGGGCGCCGCGCTGGACTGGGACTTCGTCAAGACCTATGTCCGGGCGCCGAGCTGGGTGATGGAGGAGGCCGCGCGCTTCGGCCACGAGCGGCTCGGTGTGCGCTCGGGCAGCCATCTTCTCTCGCCCGGCGTGCAACTGGGACAGGACCTGACGACCCATCTGCAGGCCACCCAGCGCTACGAGTTCGGGCACGCGACCACCACGACGGGGCGTGCCTACCAGGATCTGCTGGAGATCTACACCGCGCGGGGCGTCGACTTCGGCCTCATCGCCACGCCCTTCACCTCCTCGCCGCTCCTCGGCGCGGACCCGGGGCTCGCCGACGATCCCCGGGTCACCGCCGTGATGCCGCCCTGGGACAGCGCCCTCGTCCAGCAGGGGGCGGGCGTACCGCCGACCCCGGCCCAACTCGCCACCCTGCGTACGGAGACCGACGTCTACCGGCGGATCCTGGCCGCGGGCGGAATCGTCGCCCTCGGCACCGACCAGCCGCTCGTCCCCGTCGGCCTCTCCCTCCATCTCGGCCTGCGCGCGCTGCACCGGGGCGGCCTGTCCCCGGCCGAGGCCCTGCGCACGGTGACCGTGCTGCCCGCCCGGCTCTTCGGCCTCGAAGGCGACCTCGGCACGGTCAGGCCGGGCATGCTCGCCGACCTGACCGTGGTGGACGGCGACCCCTTCACCGATTTCGACACGCTCGTCCGTACGGTCGCCGTGCTCCGGGGCGGGGTCCCGTTCACGACCGACGACCTGGTGGCCGCGTACGAGCCCGTGTCCGTGCCCGCCGCCCGTCGTGCGGCGGGCGAGGCGGACTGGCTGGAGGTGGGGCGGCTGATGCGGCGGGAGGGGTGCTGCGACGCGGGCTACTGA
- a CDS encoding TetR/AcrR family transcriptional regulator — translation MADTFQRARNEEQRAVRRRAILDTAAAMLGEMPVSQVSLNELSRRVGLAKSNVLRYFESREAVLLELLATASQELLDHLDTALPQAVDADAPVSERTDRVAATMADALAARPVLCDLISAQAAVLERNVSTQVAAEYKRAGIAQAFALAHLARVHVPELGERDSVRFAAGALLTATAAWPHAHPSAAVLAVYESEPELAVLRIDFATALRESLEVLLSGLLARASR, via the coding sequence ATGGCAGACACCTTCCAGCGCGCCCGCAACGAGGAGCAGCGCGCCGTTCGCCGCAGGGCGATCCTCGACACCGCGGCGGCGATGCTCGGAGAGATGCCCGTGTCACAGGTGTCCCTGAACGAGTTGAGCCGCCGGGTGGGGCTCGCGAAGTCGAACGTGCTGCGCTACTTCGAGTCCCGCGAGGCCGTCCTGCTGGAACTGCTCGCCACCGCCTCGCAGGAGCTGCTGGATCATCTGGACACCGCGCTCCCCCAGGCCGTCGACGCCGACGCTCCCGTCTCCGAGCGCACCGACCGGGTCGCCGCGACCATGGCGGACGCCCTCGCCGCGCGCCCGGTGCTCTGCGACCTGATCAGCGCTCAGGCCGCCGTCCTGGAGCGGAACGTGTCGACCCAGGTCGCCGCCGAGTACAAGCGCGCCGGCATCGCCCAGGCGTTCGCCCTGGCACACCTGGCCCGCGTGCACGTACCCGAACTGGGCGAGCGGGACAGCGTGCGGTTCGCCGCCGGGGCTCTCCTGACGGCCACGGCCGCCTGGCCGCACGCGCACCCGTCGGCGGCCGTGCTCGCGGTCTACGAGTCCGAGCCCGAACTGGCGGTCCTGCGCATCGACTTCGCGACAGCCCTGCGCGAGTCGCTCGAAGTCCTGCTGTCGGGGCTGCTGGCCCGGGCGTCACGCTGA
- a CDS encoding FAD-dependent monooxygenase, with translation MKIACVGGGPAGLYFSILMKRQDPGHEITVHERNPAGSTYGWGVTYWGSLLGKLEAGDPESARAVKESSVRWSEGVAHVGDRTTTHHGDEGSGIGRGRLLDILAERARSLGVRVEFEDEIADGAALPDADLVVACDGVRSGVRDRHAAHFGTEVDLGRNRYIWLGTTKVFEAFTFAFVETPHGWIWCYAYGFGDDRSTCVVECSPETWTGLGLDRADEEAGLALLEELFVKLLDGHRLIGRATAGGSAQWLNFRTLTNRTWSHGNVVLLGDAAHTTHYSIGAGTTLALEDAIALADALRTRTGSGQAELAPALAAYEKVRKAELLSVQSAARHSAQWYENLPRYITLPPAQMFALLGQRHSPLLPYVPPQLYYRIDRAAGRLESLRRLKRWLGPKVARTLHGTKN, from the coding sequence GTGAAGATCGCCTGCGTCGGCGGTGGGCCCGCCGGTCTGTACTTCTCGATCCTGATGAAGCGTCAGGATCCGGGCCACGAGATCACCGTCCATGAGCGGAACCCGGCCGGTTCGACCTACGGATGGGGGGTGACGTACTGGGGGAGCCTGCTCGGCAAACTGGAGGCGGGGGACCCCGAGTCGGCGCGTGCCGTGAAGGAGAGCTCGGTCCGCTGGAGCGAGGGGGTCGCGCACGTCGGCGACCGGACGACCACGCACCACGGTGACGAGGGCTCCGGTATCGGACGCGGCCGGCTGCTGGACATCCTCGCCGAGCGGGCCCGGTCCCTCGGCGTACGCGTCGAGTTCGAGGACGAGATCGCCGACGGGGCCGCCCTGCCCGACGCCGACCTGGTCGTCGCCTGCGACGGCGTCCGCAGCGGGGTGCGCGACCGCCACGCCGCCCACTTCGGCACCGAGGTCGATCTCGGCCGCAACAGATACATCTGGCTGGGCACCACGAAGGTCTTCGAGGCGTTCACCTTCGCCTTCGTGGAGACACCGCACGGGTGGATCTGGTGCTACGCCTACGGCTTCGGCGACGACCGGAGCACCTGCGTCGTCGAGTGCTCGCCGGAGACCTGGACGGGCCTCGGCCTCGACCGGGCCGACGAGGAGGCGGGCCTCGCCCTCCTCGAAGAACTCTTCGTCAAGCTGCTGGACGGCCACCGCCTCATCGGACGGGCGACCGCGGGCGGCAGCGCGCAGTGGCTGAACTTCCGCACCCTCACCAACCGCACCTGGTCCCACGGGAACGTCGTCCTGCTCGGCGACGCCGCCCACACCACCCACTACTCCATCGGCGCGGGCACCACCCTCGCCCTGGAGGACGCCATCGCCCTGGCCGACGCGCTGCGCACCCGTACCGGTTCCGGGCAGGCCGAACTCGCCCCGGCCCTCGCCGCGTACGAGAAGGTGCGCAAGGCCGAGCTGCTGTCCGTGCAGAGCGCGGCCCGCCACAGCGCCCAGTGGTACGAGAACCTGCCGCGCTACATCACCCTGCCTCCGGCACAGATGTTCGCGCTTCTCGGGCAGCGCCACTCGCCGCTGCTGCCGTACGTGCCGCCGCAGCTCTACTACCGGATCGACCGGGCGGCCGGGCGGCTCGAATCCCTGCGCAGGCTCAAGCGATGGCTCGGCCCGAAGGTGGCACGCACCCTGCACGGCACGAAGAACTGA
- a CDS encoding serine hydrolase domain-containing protein — protein MTVRGTATLGAALLSVLAVPAHDAAAATPADVSSRTVQGSSTTAADTLPAPDVAGLREVLRTALSQGAPGAMARIDDNGTVHKVAEGVADRADGRAIDNADRFRVGSVTKSFSAVVLLQLVDEGALDLDASVNSYLPGLLPDDRITVRHVLSHRSGLYDYTNDMFANTVPGFEAVRNKVFSYQELVDLSLKQPLGNAPGAAYSYSNTNFVVAGMLIEKLTGTSVQSAYKSRIIKPLKLRDTSYVHPRTTIAGRHANGYLPPDEGGTLVDSTEQTVSWAQSAGAIISSTKDLDTFFSALLRGELTSAAQLAQMQQWVPVNSTQGYGLGLRRRDLSCGISVYGHTGTVQGYYTYAFTSKDGARTVTALANTSNNGTVLNTMARTLESAFCGKPAATSKASKAPAARGQAFVERYEDIAPGIARD, from the coding sequence ATGACGGTCAGGGGTACGGCGACGCTGGGGGCGGCCCTGCTGTCCGTCCTCGCTGTTCCCGCACACGACGCGGCGGCCGCGACGCCCGCCGACGTCAGCAGCCGGACCGTACAGGGCAGTTCGACGACAGCGGCCGACACCCTCCCGGCGCCCGACGTCGCGGGGCTGCGCGAGGTGCTGCGTACGGCGCTCTCGCAGGGGGCGCCCGGCGCCATGGCGCGGATCGACGACAACGGCACGGTCCACAAGGTCGCCGAAGGTGTGGCGGACAGAGCCGACGGACGGGCCATCGACAACGCCGACCGCTTCCGCGTCGGCAGTGTCACCAAGAGCTTCTCCGCCGTGGTGCTGCTGCAACTGGTCGACGAGGGGGCGCTCGACCTGGACGCCTCGGTCAACTCCTACCTGCCGGGGCTGCTGCCCGACGACCGGATCACGGTGCGCCATGTGCTGAGCCACCGCAGCGGTCTGTACGACTACACCAACGACATGTTCGCCAACACGGTCCCGGGCTTCGAGGCCGTACGCAACAAGGTCTTCAGCTACCAGGAACTGGTGGACCTGTCCCTGAAGCAGCCCCTCGGCAACGCTCCGGGCGCCGCCTACTCGTACTCCAACACCAACTTCGTCGTCGCGGGCATGCTCATCGAGAAGCTCACCGGCACGTCCGTGCAGTCCGCGTACAAGAGCCGCATCATCAAGCCGCTCAAGCTGCGTGACACCTCGTACGTGCACCCGAGGACGACGATCGCCGGGCGGCACGCCAACGGCTACCTCCCGCCCGACGAGGGTGGGACGCTCGTCGACTCGACCGAGCAGACCGTCTCGTGGGCACAGAGCGCGGGCGCGATCATCTCCAGCACCAAGGACCTGGACACCTTCTTCTCGGCCCTGCTCCGCGGCGAACTGACCTCGGCCGCGCAGCTCGCCCAGATGCAGCAGTGGGTGCCCGTGAACAGCACCCAGGGGTACGGGCTGGGCCTGCGCCGGCGCGACCTGTCGTGCGGGATCTCGGTGTACGGCCACACGGGTACCGTGCAGGGCTACTACACGTACGCCTTCACGTCGAAGGACGGCGCGCGCACGGTCACGGCGCTCGCGAACACGTCCAACAACGGGACCGTCCTCAACACGATGGCCCGCACGCTGGAGTCCGCGTTCTGCGGCAAGCCGGCGGCGACCTCGAAGGCTTCGAAGGCCCCGGCGGCGCGCGGTCAGGCGTTCGTGGAGCGCTACGAGGACATCGCTCCCGGGATCGCCCGCGACTGA
- a CDS encoding SDR family oxidoreductase: protein MSTSYVVPDQTGRSVVVTGANSGTGKEAARRLAQAGARVVLAVRTVAKGEQARAEILARHPHALLEVRRVDLADLASVEAFADGILADGAPLDLLVNNAGVMAPPTRQTTADGFELQMGSNYLGPFALTLRLLPALLAAPAPRVTTMSSGMADIGRIAFDDLQWERRRYSPNRSYAQSKLADLMMARQLAGLAAERGWNLLSTAAHPGFTVTNLQTAGAGLGRDKPKRTLITELGFLLPKQQVEEGTEPMLYAATSPEATAGGYYGPGRRFGLVGPTATARVTRRALDADANRRLWTESERLTGVAVPAAVA from the coding sequence GTGTCCACGTCCTACGTCGTCCCTGATCAGACGGGCAGGTCCGTCGTCGTCACCGGTGCCAACAGCGGCACGGGCAAGGAGGCCGCGCGGCGCCTCGCCCAGGCCGGAGCGCGCGTCGTACTGGCCGTCCGCACCGTCGCCAAGGGGGAGCAGGCCCGCGCCGAGATCCTCGCCCGGCATCCGCACGCGCTGCTGGAGGTGCGGCGCGTGGACCTGGCCGACCTGGCCTCCGTCGAGGCGTTCGCCGACGGGATCCTCGCCGACGGCGCCCCGCTCGACCTGCTGGTGAACAACGCCGGAGTGATGGCCCCGCCCACCCGGCAGACCACCGCGGACGGGTTCGAGCTGCAGATGGGCAGCAACTACCTCGGCCCGTTCGCCCTGACCCTGCGCCTGCTGCCGGCCCTGCTCGCCGCACCGGCGCCCCGCGTGACGACGATGAGCAGCGGCATGGCCGACATCGGCCGCATCGCCTTCGACGACCTCCAGTGGGAGCGCCGCCGCTACAGCCCCAACCGGTCGTACGCCCAGTCCAAGCTCGCCGACCTGATGATGGCCCGGCAGTTGGCCGGCCTTGCCGCCGAGCGGGGCTGGAACCTGCTCAGCACGGCCGCCCACCCCGGCTTCACCGTGACCAACCTGCAGACCGCGGGCGCCGGCCTCGGCCGCGACAAGCCCAAGCGGACGCTGATCACGGAGCTGGGGTTCCTGCTCCCCAAACAGCAGGTCGAGGAGGGCACCGAACCGATGCTGTACGCGGCCACCAGCCCCGAAGCGACGGCCGGCGGCTACTACGGTCCCGGCCGCAGGTTCGGACTGGTCGGCCCGACCGCCACCGCCCGCGTCACCCGCCGCGCCCTCGACGCCGACGCGAACCGCAGGCTGTGGACCGAGTCCGAACGCCTCACCGGCGTGGCCGTCCCCGCCGCCGTCGCCTGA
- a CDS encoding aldo/keto reductase, which translates to MDEREFSRSGQHASVVGLGTWQLGADWGDVDAKDALAVLEAAAESGVTFFDTADVYGDGRSEETIATFLSGRPDLHVLVATKMGRRVDQIPENYVLDNFRAWNDRSRRNLGVDRIDLVQLHCPPTPVYSSDEVFDALDTLVEEERIAAYGVSVETCDEALTAIARPGVASVQIILNPFRMKPLQRVLPAAREAGVGIIARVPLASGLLSGKYTKDTVFAANDHRTFNRHGEAFDQGETFSGVDYATGVEAAAEFSALAPEGVTPAQLALAWIVQQPGVTSVIPGARSPEQARANAAAGKLSPLPAATLSAISDLYDRRIKEQVEGRW; encoded by the coding sequence ATGGACGAGCGCGAATTCAGCAGGTCAGGACAGCACGCATCGGTCGTCGGACTCGGCACCTGGCAACTCGGTGCCGACTGGGGCGACGTGGACGCCAAGGACGCCCTGGCGGTCCTGGAGGCGGCCGCCGAGTCGGGGGTGACGTTCTTCGACACGGCCGACGTGTACGGCGACGGGCGCAGCGAGGAGACCATCGCGACGTTCCTGAGCGGCCGGCCCGACCTGCATGTGCTGGTCGCCACGAAGATGGGGCGCCGGGTCGACCAGATCCCGGAGAACTACGTACTCGACAACTTCCGTGCCTGGAACGACCGTTCACGCCGCAACCTCGGCGTCGACCGGATCGACCTGGTGCAGTTGCACTGCCCGCCGACCCCGGTGTACTCGTCGGACGAGGTGTTCGACGCGCTCGACACCCTCGTCGAGGAGGAGCGCATCGCCGCGTACGGCGTGAGCGTCGAGACCTGTGACGAGGCGCTGACGGCGATCGCCCGTCCGGGTGTGGCCAGCGTCCAGATCATCCTGAACCCGTTCCGCATGAAGCCGCTCCAGCGGGTTCTGCCCGCGGCGCGGGAGGCCGGGGTCGGCATCATCGCCCGCGTGCCGCTGGCCTCCGGGCTGCTGTCCGGCAAGTACACGAAGGACACGGTCTTCGCGGCGAACGACCACCGTACGTTCAACCGGCACGGGGAGGCTTTCGACCAGGGCGAGACCTTCTCCGGCGTCGACTACGCCACCGGTGTCGAGGCAGCGGCCGAGTTCTCCGCGCTCGCCCCGGAGGGGGTCACTCCGGCGCAGCTGGCGCTGGCGTGGATCGTCCAGCAGCCGGGCGTGACCTCGGTCATCCCCGGGGCCCGCTCGCCCGAGCAGGCCCGTGCGAACGCGGCGGCGGGCAAGCTTTCGCCGTTGCCGGCGGCCACGCTGTCCGCGATCTCGGACCTCTACGACCGCCGCATCAAGGAGCAGGTCGAAGGACGCTGGTAG